The Asterias rubens chromosome 1, eAstRub1.3, whole genome shotgun sequence genome segment TCATAAGCTCAGTCAAGATgatttttgcatatgcaatcatgtccgcccggacgctgctgcataatgcaattgtgtccgcccggacacattttctatgtgcagttgtgtccgccccgtgcaaaaccgtccttgcagtaaataaaacgcccttggtcgacggaacacgttcgccattgttttttttacaagctaagtgcatgtcatgtatgacatgggaaatgttcggccgttgggtattcgctgcaatcataacaTACGTGAACATTCATGCtgcatacgtaggttcagtgcatgcacgctcgcttacgcgcgcacatacatgtacagtcatgtacgtGGAATcgatgtacatgtccaccggacggtttttgcatagccccggacacgattgcatattcATAGTATCTGGAGCGGACactattgcatggcggacacaattgcatctgataCCGGGTATTTGGGCTGGCGGTAAATATTTTCTCCTCATTTGGGCACATGCAATGCAATTCTCAGTTCGGGTTCGCTTGTATTTGTGAGTTGTTGTCTTGGTTTTCGGGGTAGGCCTGGGAGGGGGCTACATACTGTCGTATTCTTATATGGAAATCTATGGCATCTCGCTGAGTTTGAAGTGATGCAGTTTAACCATAGAGCAGCCCACTCCAACTTTCCCCACCATACTGACCCCAACAGGAGGGAGACCAGATGCGCTCTTAAGTAGTCACTATTGTAAAATTATTTGCTAACCTGCAAGATGTAGGACCTTATCTATGGTTAGGACCAACTGTGAAGAGGAGGACATTGGATGGGCAACCAGGAGGAGTCCCATATGGCCCTCGTCTGCCAAGCCTAATGGGATAGGTCCATCGTGTGGCCTTATCTATctttcatttcactttgaagaatATGCCGAGCGATTTATCATCTGATGCGGGGTCAGAGGCGTCTATAATGGGAGTAGCTAAATTAATGGCCACACCCAAGTTTGACGTAATCCACTGTAAGCCAcgccaatttcacagagcacGGGCAAATAAATAGATTATGCTCAACAATTAGCTGCGGatcattatttcattatttctaAAATAGTGAGacctttttatttcattttagaacattgttcatttttattgttgttttggaattgttgtttttctttctttttcgaACCTTGATTTTCCAAATGTTTCATGATTTATAAATATTGCACCGATCGACAATACTGGTAAATGGGGCATTTTTGCGCAGTATGCGTTCAATGAAACGCCACGAGTTGGGCGATACCTAGACGACACATACTTCTCTCTTGTGACATTATGCTTGGGGAACCATTCTGTGGTCCTTGTCAACATGTTTTAACATGATTTTTGAAGTCATTTGAATTGAAGTGACTGATACAGCACTTCCCAACGAAATGAGGGCTCTTTGGCGACCTCGGACTTTCGTTTTTGCGTATTTTTTCTGCTCAACTGCTGGGATACTTTGGTTGGTTCTTAATTATAGTAAGTATACCTTTGACTGACATGTCTACCGAAGACAATCACACAGTGAcagttcatttattttgtattaggATTCGCCGCATGATATGTTGCTGATGATTCTAGAAATTGAACGATCAGACTCAGCTGATTTATACACTAAACACTATTGAGAGTGGTTGAGTGATCTATCTTAATGATCCGCTGCTGATGTATATTGATTTGTGCATGCATGTTTATCTACTCCAATtactttgattgattgaattatCGATAGTTATTTATTCTGTCGCTGTGTGttttttaagttgtttgttgttttggtttttttggtggtgggggtgggggggggggtggtcctGGGTTACTGATAGTGATAACATACTGATACTCCTAGTCCCTACAGTACTTAGAGCTATGATGAGGCTCGTTCATCTATCGTCATTACTTCGTGGAGACGAATTGGatccaccactttttcactaatttttacaaaaagggatatctcatttaggtaaattagatactgtgTTATGttgtttcatatcgaatgaaaaagtggtggcctcatacagaaacttttctgaGAAGATGGCAGAACAAATCTCATTTTAGTTAGGAGTAGTCCTGGAGTGAGTGTTACTTTCAGACTGAGGAGAGTGAGACTCTGgagtttgtggtttttttttttttacaatttggtAAGATTTTAAGAATTAATTGTTCCACTGTCATGAGCAGGTACTTCCTTCCTTCATGTTCTGCCCAATGCATGCTAACTCAGTCAGAAGTCATGTTGTTCCCAAGGGCCAAGCCAACTTATGTCTTGGTTCCCAAGACCCAAGTCAACTTGGTCAGAGCCTCTATGgtcctagttgcgataatcctCCCGATGGTCCGCCAGTCTACGGTGGTCAGGAGGATGGAGGATTAAGTTTATTGCAACTATGATCCGAGTCATCTCTGTCTCAAGCCAACTAGGACGATGGACTGACTGTACTGGAAAATGGTCAAATGGGTATTTTTGCTACTCCTAgaagaactatgaggttcgttccgctgtCATCTACACGAGGAGACATGACTATAGCAGAACTAACCTCTTTAGTTCTAGGGGTAGGTTTTTGACTGTGTCCACCACACTCATGCAGAGGATGACAACAAGTTGTTATTGACGTGTCATATCTTGTGTTTAACTAGCCCTCTTCCCTTTTACCTACTTGTTGTACCCCTTTTCATTTATTGAACACTTGTTTCATTCTGCCTCCTTTTTTGCTCCTTTCTTACTACTTGACTACTTCTGAGTGTACGGTTACTAGGTAATACAAAATAAGAGTACCAAGTAATAATTTGTCTGTGAAAGACTCTGCTTAGGTTCCTGAGGCCATTAAAGATGTATGTATTTAAAGAAACTAATAGGTAAGCTATTATAGAGTAGGTCTATGATTAAGAAAgaacacaaaaatatttgaaactttacaGTAAAACATTACTTGCCATTTCTTAACATAGTATTGTAAGGGTATGTTGTTTTCACTACTGACATTCAAAAATcatattgtttgtttctttttatccGCAATGTTTTAACTAGATTCGTTATGTTCTCAAATGGGGAGCAGTGGTGGAAACCACAAGCATCCATACCTCATGCATGCCATTAATCAGgactacaaagaaaaacagacattcCTTCATGATACCGAGCAACAACTCAAAGAAGACAGGAAAAATCTACAAGGTCTTGCCGTCCGTCTCCGTCAACAGTATCCCGATGCCGTGGGAGAAATCACAGACAGTATCAACCCCAGAAATAAGAGCCTACCTACGATCTATGCCGTTACACCCACCCATACAAGACCTGTACAGAAAGCGGAGTTGACCAGGATAGCACAGTCGTTCCTCCATGTGAGAAATTTCCACTGGATCGTTGTGGAAGATGCAAACAGAAAATCCAGTCTCGTTATCAACTTTTTGAAAAACAGCGGCATGAAGTACACACATTTGAATTTCAAGACGCCGGAACAGTACAAGTTGGGTAAGAATGACCCCAACTGGCTGAAGCCTAGAGGTGTCGAACAAAGGAATACTGCCATCGAGTGGTTATTAAAGAATGTGGACGCTACTAAGAATCCTGGGGTTGTTTATTTTGCTGACGACGATAACACCTATGGTCTTCAAATATTTGATGAGGTATGTTTGACATTTTTAACCCAAAACTATTGCACCATATTAATTGATTATGTTTGCCTTACCCTAGCTTAGGAATAACAGTGGTGTAAGTCCATCGTTGTCATAAGAGTTGCATCttcttcaacccccccccccccccccatattaaCAGGCCTGGTGGCATAACTGGTTGTAATGTCTTAAAATCTTAAAGAAATGCCTTACTGAGACAGTCATTGATCTGCCAAATACTTTAAAATTTGCAACAtttcaatgtttgatgtgcattgaagtataggatgcACTCAGTTTGACTCAttagaaatataaaaacataaagtgtttgaaacaaaaacaactttactacaaaaacagcCAGGACAAGATACAAGCCtccaatataattattttatatacttattttattgttctgaTTTGTTAATTTCAGATGAGAGACACTCAAAAAGTCTCCATGTGGCCAGTGGGTCTTGTAGGAGGACAGATGTATGAAAGCCCGAGAGTAGATAAGAAAACAGGGCAAATAATTGGCTTTAATGTGGGCTGGGAACCTGCACGACCCTATCCTATGGACATGGCAGGATTCGCCATAAATCTCAAGTTATTGCAGGAGAAACCATTTGCAAAGTTTGACTTGAAAGCAAAACGAGGATACTTGGAGTCTTCTCTGCTGGTGAATTTGATCAAAATTGAGGATTTGGAACCAAAAGCTGATATGTGTACAAAAGTAAGTTGCCTCTGTTTTTCATATTCATCATTCAAAAATctgttgaggttttttttaattctacCATAAAGTCAGCAAAGCATTGTGTTAGCAATTTTCaaatgtctttcttttttcctttgTAAAAAATTTCACTTATTACTTGCTAACTTATCATTGAAGATCTGTTCACTCCTAGTTCAATACCATCAATTTAGTAAACTTACTAAATTTAAATGATGATATTGAACTAGTCCTAAACAGATCTTCAATGATAAGTTACGCATTAATGTTTCTTCCTAAgtgtttcaacacttttcagACCAACATTGTTCTGtataaattcaattttaaagaaAGCCACTTACCAGAGCACTGGTCTTTAAATTAACTGTTTTCAGTTCACAGctatattttaaattttaaaattaagagCTTTTTCCCATTCCGCCTCCACATATCTCTCTTATTTGCATTTCCATCAAGGTTTAAATAACcgttataaatatattttgtattttgcagATTTATGTTTGGCACACCAGGACAGAGAAACCTAAACTGAAGTACGATGTAAAGGAGACAGATATACGTATAGAAGTATAAACATTCCACTTTGAAGAATGGAAACAATGGACTTGTTTATCATAATGTACCAAGTTGTAATGATTTGCTATCAAGGTTGACATGTACGAATTTACTTTTTGGATTACATCATGCATTGATCTCATTGAGTTTTCATGACTCACTCTGCAGTCATGATATTTGATAATGCAGTCGAGTATATACTCCCGAGTGATGCAGTCAAAGACCTTTTCATTGGGCACTGTTTAGTACTATGGTGACTGACCAAGTATACTGAAGTTAAAGTTCTTGGGCCATTGAGTACAAGTGACTGAGTACCGAGCATCTCTTGTACCTGAGCACCGAGTCCAACAGGCAGGGGTACTTGTTTAGAGAAATACTGCAAAATAATGTATTaacatgtttcttatttttataaCCATTTTGTGACTATGTATACTTGTTCAACAAACTTGCCAATAAATACATTAaagattaatttatttttgaagtttttcAGTGCCTTTTTTCTCTACTACAATAAAAACCCATAACTGGAATACAGCACATACTGATTTTCTGTGTCACTTAAGTTCTAGGGAAGTATGAACCCGCCTCAAAAAAAGAACGCTTAAATTTCACAACACTATTACAGTAATATAAGGGTCAGTTAGACAAATTTGAATTGTTGTAAACTAACTGTTTTATTGCTCTGTTCTCATCAAATTAACAAACACTGAAGTGTCTGTGCCAAAAAAAagtggtttatttttgtttacaaacttttTGCGTTAgtgttttcaaattttatttatCACACCCAAAATCTCTACCAACATTGGCTTCTTGTTTTCTGTTAAAAGTAGCAAACCCTAGCATCTGTAGCTAACTATTGTTATTTagcatttgagaaagactctgctaggatcgaaAGGTCgcgccattaactattttttgcatttatatttccttttggttggtaagcagtttgcaacagctaattgtaTTTACTCAATATAAAATAtggcatgggcgccatttcgattataagcaagttttttgttaCAGTATTGATGGTTGTTGTCTGCACTTATCTATTGTTGCATCCAAAGAGTTGCATACTAAAATGGCATCCAGTGCATACCTCACTTTTCAGCCCGAGTTGCCCATCTGCAAATGCTAGCAATCTTGAGATTTCTAGAGGTGCTAATGTCTTTAACTTGCTCAGGCATGTTTAACTGGTGCTAACCACGAGCCTCTCAGGTCCACATATGCAACGTTTTAAACTATACTAGTCTCAGAAGTTGTAAAAGTTTGCAATACAGAGGAAAATCATTTTATACATACATGTGAACAGCTTGTTAAtctacattattttatttattttttggagtACATTGTCAACGGACACTAAAACTATTGCAAAAGTAGACTTACTAATGTTTGGCAAGCAGTACAAAAAATGATCCGGACAAATGTATCAGAGTTTCCAATATggattatattttatatttcaacAACTTTTTCTGTGAGTAACATTTCAATAAAAACGTATATTTTCAACAAATCATTTATATACCTGCCTTCCAGAATAGTACTTGCCTATCatcttaaaacttttttttttattttatttttttcaggatgATTTTAAGAAAGAACAGGGATGACAATTCTGCTTAgaatatttcagaaaatttacaATGATTGAAACAATGTGACATAAAAGAGCATGAATCAACTGCTTTCAAGGCGTTGTTTTCCTTGGTTGAAGGCAAGGTGCAAAATTGGAAAATGCCCTTTACCTTTTGCTACAGACCCTCCTAAACTCTCTTCACCTGTAACTTGTCACCAAAATATTGTAACTTTGATAAGGGTGGTATTTCTGCCAAGTGATAAGCAAAATACCGTATGCACGTGACTATAgatttgagtagggcgccctcgctTGCAGGTAAAACAAGGAGGTTGTGCAATAGCAGGCATAATTATGTTTGGTCAGAGGGAAAATGTTGGAACATTTCTTttcaagtacaagggctgacctacaagTACACATGTAGGCTGCTATTGTGTTGTCAAGCCTTATTACTGAAAATGTGTCTGATTTTTCaaaagggcaaaacaaaacaaactattaaaagtaggaagaatatcaggCCTTTATTTGGCCAATCCTCTACCTGTATGGAAtactaacaaatctgtgcatttccattgtttcatcgtGATTTTAACTCTCCAATGGTGGTGTGATGATATCAATGCAATAAGTCTGATTGTTATTTAGGCCTACAGTCACAAATCccactaataaaaaaaaaacttcttggAATAGGAATTGTGAACGAAAGTTTTTAATGTCTACCGAGTCCGACATTCAAGAGCCACAGTActttattttgtacaataaaACATAACATTCTGTAACCAAAATGCACCTTTGTCTTTCTATGATTTTAcccaaaaaatcaaatttttgtggTAGTGCTCCACAAACCGGAGGATTTAAATGACTGCACATTCCCCTAACACTCCACATTTACTGGAGGCACTTTTTGTAAAACTCTGTTGAGCCATTATCAGTTGATCTCGATTCAACCGAAAATATTTAAACTAAATACTGCTTCGCATAAACAATTTCCATACCCTTGATCCATAGTAATTAGAAATCGGCAATGTTTAAGACATACTTGGCGTCTATGTTTGGCATCATTAAGTGGCAAAAGAAAATTACTAAAAGAATTGACATGAAGTAAGGCACTTTTTAAGATTTTGAAACCTGGGCCAAACTTTCATCATAGGGCCTTTCGACGCTTTAAATGTTTGGACCTAATTATTTCAACTTTCTAGCCTCGTCCAGGGAGATAAAAAAGACCAGTAGATCCATCtcataaaacacaatttattaGTAGTCAAGAAATGTGCATGTACATTAAATGTACAGCAAGTTGAACATGATAGCTCTTTTGGAATTaagtttgctaagcaagaattttAGAAAAGAGTGGAGTACAAAGTCCCATCAGTTTAAAGGTATATTAGCTGGTAGTCttaaatctgctaagcaaaatgtttcTGTGCTCGGCATGTTTTTCTTACAGAATTTGGCCCAGATTAAAACACTGTAGCAGAGTACACTTTTTATAAAAGCTTTTATAAAAGTGTAATAACTATGCAGAAAACATAATCCAGaaatccatttttgtttttatgtgaaCTTTTGTGCTTCAGTGCAGTAGAACAAAATTAGTTACTAAATATATGTTTTCATTAGCAGGTATGAAAATTTGTAAGGATGTGTGCTTGTTCATTAAGGATTTATGTTGGTTATGAATCACGGCTTGCAAAACCTTGTCCTTTCAGACAAGATAAACACTAGCATTAATAATAATGTGCTAATGATAAACGACACAGTCAATTTTAATCTGTAACTGGACTCGTAATAATATTTGACGGTGCGGTCTTGATGcttgtgcccttaagcaagTCACTTAACTGTTATACTTTTGTTCTTTGGATGGATTGTAAAGCTGTTGGTGTGTAATGCTCGTACAAGAACACGGTAAACTTATCAACCCTgcgtttttttcttgtaaaagtTGTTTGCAGATTGCGCCTTAGCACCTCGTAAGTGTTAGCATGGTGCTATGACATAAATAAGTCTTATATTTCAAACATAGTTCTGCATATCTTTTAGAAAAATAATGATCACTTTGAGACACCCTCGGGTGTGATAAATCACTATAACAAAAACTGCGCATTGCTACTATTATTACAAAgtgcatctttaaaggcagtggacactattggtaattactcaaaataattattataaaacctttcttggttacgagtaatggggagaggttgatagtattgtgataaacggctccctctgaagtgtgacgtagtttttcgggaaagaattaattttccacgaatttgatttcgagacctcaagtttagaatttgaggtcacgaaatcaagcatctgaaagcacacaacttcatgtgacaagggtgtttttttctttcatagttatctctcaactccgacgacaaatcaagctcaaattttcagagctttgttattttatgcatatgttgagatacaccaaatggaaagactggtctttgacaattaccaacagtgtccactgtctttaactgatGTTGTTTAACTGAAAGCAAACAGCTTATTTATTGGCCAACTCTGAAAACTGAAAAGATTAGGttttttaaactacatgtagttgctgttcactaAGCCAAACAGTTTGCATTATATTGCAGATGTAAATAGTATACAAACAGTCATGACTCATGATCCATTCCCGTGCTGTGGTTGTAGTTCTGTTCCAGAGACAGAACTTAGTTTCTGCGTTCCGCCCAATGACATCTGGATAGCTATCTCTAGCATCGCCTCCTCAGTCATTTGATCATCATTTGCAAAGAGTTTTGTTTCGAGAGAATGTCCGATTGCACCTGGTTCTTGAGGATTTGTTTCCTCTGGAGTGGGTTCTGATAGCACTGGCTGGCCGGCTTGGACTTGGCTGTGTGGGTGTGTGGCAGCGGGGGGATTGTTCCCTTCACTTGGAAGAGAGTCAACTTGGCCTTGTGATGGTTGAGTCTCTTGATTCTGCTGTCTGTGGTTAAAGAAAACAGTCTTGATTTATTAGATCTTCTAGCATTTCtaaaggccttgtcacacggggcgatttttacaggcaacttgaaGGCAATGAACTGCACCGCATGCAAAAGGAACACTTTGGCAGCACAAGATAAATTTGTCTACTAGTATCTTACTATCCCCAAGAAAATTATGTGGTAATTCACGCGTTCATGTTTTGTCTTCGCATGGAGATTTCCTGGAAGTGGCTGCCTGTACATTAACTCGTGTTTAAACATGGCTCTATGAAACACAATTGT includes the following:
- the LOC117288538 gene encoding galactosylgalactosylxylosylprotein 3-beta-glucuronosyltransferase 3-like; its protein translation is MRALWRPRTFVFAYFFCSTAGILWLVLNYNSLCSQMGSSGGNHKHPYLMHAINQDYKEKQTFLHDTEQQLKEDRKNLQGLAVRLRQQYPDAVGEITDSINPRNKSLPTIYAVTPTHTRPVQKAELTRIAQSFLHVRNFHWIVVEDANRKSSLVINFLKNSGMKYTHLNFKTPEQYKLGKNDPNWLKPRGVEQRNTAIEWLLKNVDATKNPGVVYFADDDNTYGLQIFDEMRDTQKVSMWPVGLVGGQMYESPRVDKKTGQIIGFNVGWEPARPYPMDMAGFAINLKLLQEKPFAKFDLKAKRGYLESSLLVNLIKIEDLEPKADMCTKIYVWHTRTEKPKLKYDVKETDIRIEV